Genomic segment of Apium graveolens cultivar Ventura chromosome 7, ASM990537v1, whole genome shotgun sequence:
TCACTTAAATCCAAAGGATCAAGAATTCTATCATTCACAAGCCTTTGAATTCTCTGTTTAGAGATATGACCTAATCGCTTGTGCCACAACATATCAGAATTCTCAGTTAAATTACGTTTTGTACCTCTTGCACTTGAGTGCAAACTTTCATTATTATAAGCAACATATCAAGCATATAAAGATTATCAATCAAAGAACAGGTGGCAACCACATTTGAATTTAAAGAGAAACACACTTTATTATATCCAAAAGAACAAGTATAGCCATATTTGTCCAAACAGGAAATAGAAATAAGATTTCGACTGAAAGACGATGCAACAAATATCtcaaataaatccaaataaacacCACTTTTTAATAATAATCTGAATGTTCCAACAGCTTCAACTGTAAATTTATTGTCGTCGCCCATATAGATCAATCTTTCGGCATCAATTGGCGGTCGGCTCCACAGGCAACCCTGCATAGATACACTTAGGTGAGTAGTAGCAACAAAATCTACCCACCAAGTATCCTTAGGTACAGAAGCCAAATTACCTTCAGAACAAACAAAGAAAGAAGTCTTACCCTTCTTCACACGCCAAGCAACATATTTGGAACAATCTTTCTTCATGTGTCCAGCCTTCTTACAAAAGTAGCAGGTTGTTCCCTTATCCTGCTTCTCTTGCAACTGATGCTTGGGTTTTCCACTTGCAATATCCTTACctctctttcttttcttatcATGAGAGCTTGATTCCAAGTGAGCACTCTCAATCTTCTCTCGCAAAACCCTTTCTTACTCTTGCACACAGTGTGAAATGAACTCATTAAGAGTTCATTTTTCCTTTTGAGTTTTGTAACTCACCACAAAGTGTCCAAACAGAGGAGGCAGAGAAATAAGAACCAAGTGAACAAGTAACTCATCCGAAAGTTCTAACTTGAGTTCCTTGAGTTTGCCAGCAAGATTAGACATCCCAATGATGTACTCCCTTATGTTCCCATTTCCTTATACTTCATGGtcatgagttttgacagaagATTACTCGTTTTCGCTTTCTCATTCTTAGCAAAATATTGCTCAATCTCGGAGATGAACTTTTTGGCACTTGTGCTATCAGCAATAGAGCCCCGAAAGCCAGTTGGAATCATTCGCTTCATGATCACCAGACACATTCGATTAGAGCATTCCAATTTCTCAATTTGATCCATTTTGGGATCATCCGTAGTGGGAATTGGTTGCTCTTTCCTTAGCGCAAGGTCGAGATCCATACACCCAAGAACGATTTCAACATTCTCTTTCCATGTGATACAGTTTGTCCCATTCAACATTGGAATCATGTTCAACTGAGCGGAAGCAGAATTAACACTAGCAGTTACTGAAATAGAAAACAAATATACGACATATGTTTAAAACTAGTATATACAATAATATGATAACTTTTAAATATTGGCAACACCATCACAAGATACCTAGCACATCATTAAATTTTAGTCTTTGgacaaaaaaaataatttacaaTTGGTACTTTCCACGCAAAAATCAAGTATTAACAATTAATTTATGTTAAATAATATGCCTTTCTTTGCACCGACTTATTATTCACATGAAAAACTTAATATTGTTACATACTTATTATCACAAGAATATATAAATTTTGGCCAAACGTTTTGGGCCAATAAAATTTGCATAAAATTAAATATTCCATCGTCacaataatatttttaaattaattaatctacACAAAAGAGGTGACTTTGGCGACATATTGCTTCAAtcaattaatataaaaatattagaCCACCTAAATGAATAGATTAAAATTAAATTGCTTATTCTCAACAAATTAACCAAATTACACAAATAACCGACACTATAATACAGTTTAATTGCAATGACTAATGAGaggggttaaatatcaaagtggtcattCAACTGAACatcatatatcagtttaatcatcaaacttaacggggtatcatttggatcactaaagtaataataaatatcaaacagatacctcaaaatatgtgctcgggaattaaaatttatttaaggagttctaaatatttttttaaaatcttattacaaccaaatgaaaagttatgaattcatagtattttagataattttttgagatttttaaaaatttatctactaattatttttatttaaataaagcaaatgactacaaaattaaaaataaataatagataaatttaaaaaaatcttattatattatggaaaatactagaattcatacattttcatttggttgtaataggat
This window contains:
- the LOC141673253 gene encoding uncharacterized protein LOC141673253; protein product: MDSVTASVNSASAQLNMIPMLNGTNCITWKENVEIVLGCMDLDLALRKEQPIPTTDDPKMDQIEKLECSNRMCLVIMKRMIPTGFRGSIADSTSAKKFISEIEQYFAKNEKAKTSNLLSKLMTMKYKEMGT